Sequence from the Argentina anserina chromosome 7, drPotAnse1.1, whole genome shotgun sequence genome:
GAATCGGAAAGAAATTAATGGATAGTCATTTGATTGGATTATGGGCATTTTCGGAAAACTGAGGAGGTCTAAATAGAATTTTGAGCATTTGTAAAAGTGAAATAGAGGTTTATTAAGTAAGGAGGTCCAAATACCATTTtttgaggtatgaatagaagctccatTTATGTATGTATCTAGTAGACTATGAAAAAAATACCAAATTACAGTATGTTCAGTTTTCCTCTTTGTTAAAATACTACATCAAGACATTGCTCACATTAATAGAGCCTATCTTATGCcaatttactatatatatacaatgcaGAGGAAAAGAGGAAAATCATGCTCAATACATCCTAATaagggtgggcataaaaaacggaaatcatgatctcgtcccgatcccgacccgaaattcatagggacgggacgggacgggacgaaggtctaaaaacgttcgtcccgtcccgtttcataatagtgggatgggacgtagaatgaataatttatatcccgcttcatcccgtctcgtcccacctttaatgaaaacttaaaaattcttatatatttgtatcaaaatgaaactaatttatgttcttcataacTCTAAAgttatttcaactcaaataataattgtaaattataatattttgaacataatatgtattttttggttaaaatttcattattgaatgttacttcattaatgaaaaagtaaaatataagtttttatttaacttcataagaAGGTAAGAGttgtctcgtcccgtcccgattcaaaagagtgggatgagacgtgtgggatgggacgtgggatgagccccgtcccgtgcccacccctacatcCTAGCTCGTTGTTTGCCTCTCCTTCTAATTTCAAGGCTCGTAAATGCACTCACCCCAGCCTGAAAAAGAAATAGGTGAAGAACGTCGAAGTTATCAGATTTGAAGGCAAAAGAGGAACTAGCTAGTATTTTTCAATGCAaacgaaaaaaagaaaaaggaattcAAAGGGAGTAAAGATCTCAACATACTTGGGTTGATGTTGGTTAATTGGGCGCTTCCGTTGAAGTCACAGTCGTAATCGTGGCGGCCGTACTTCTTGTAGTAAACATCCATGAGGTAGGTTGCTTTAGGCAGGACTGTTTTAGCACAGCATTTAGCACCAACCGATACGTCGTTACAATGCACCTTACTGGTGCCGCACAACCAGTTTATGTTTTGCTGCAAAACTGCGTCCGATACCCCTGGTTTTGGTACGTACGCACCACTGTCTCCTTGGTGGTTTTTGATCGGGTTTGCTTGGTTGGGTTGATGTTGGTCCAGATGGTCCTTGGCCACCAGCCTAAATCAgaaaaattaatttgaaagttttactTGTAGGGCATCATTCAAAAACAGTGTTCTTATTGTGCATTAAATCTCATTCATGCTCTAAACCATCCATTTTTTTATTGCAACAAAATTCATGTCGAGAAACTGCATGCATGATTGTACCTCGATATAGTTGCATTTGCCGTGACCTGAATAATGGAAGAACGAAAGCaagttttattatatatagaaacTGCAGTTGAGCGCCAAAGGGAAAAGAGTGATCAAACTATGTATATAATGTATATTGACGTACGTACTTGGGTTGCTGATGGTGATGAGTCCGGTTCCAGAGAAATCGCagttgaaaacttgaaattgTTACGACCCTTGTCCCTTGATCAGATAGTAAGAATTCATGGCGTAGGACGCCCGAGCCCGGATATCGTCGTCAAAGCAAGCACCATCCGGCTGAATGGGGCCGCAGTCCACGCCCTGATTAGTGCACACCCAGTTTATGTTTACTTGCAAGTCTTGTTGGCTAGCCTGTTGCTTGGCTATGCACCACTTATTGCCTCGGCAACCAGGTGTATTAGGTGAACCTGTTCCAGTAGCCGATGGATTCGAAGCAGGCCCTGATTGGCCAAATTTGCACGAGCCATTACCTAAGAAAAGAACAGGCGAAAGAACCCTGAATGTGGTCAGGCCTTCACTTGCGTGTACGTCCCTTATATCCTCTCAGCTAGCTCCGACATAAGAAAATTACGAGAAATTAAATAGACGAATGAAATCATATAACGCACTTCGATCGGCGGAGGTGAGCTGTGCCGATTGAGTGAAATCACAAGTAGCACCCGTTGAGCGGAAGGCATTGAAGTAAGTAGTCATAGCGTAGGAGACGTTAGTGCTGAGATCGCTGGTAAAGCAAGAACCACCTGGTAGAATTGGCGAACAATCTACACCTTGTTGGGCGCACGCATAGTTTATGTTTGCTTGCAAAGTTTGATCGGTAACGCCTGGTTTCGCTATGCAGAAGTCGGCGGCTCTAATTGTGGAGGCCAAttggagaagaaagagaagggaGTAGACGAGCTTGGTGGTGGCCATTGTTTtcatgatgtttttttttaattacgaGTCTGCAGGGAGGTGGATCCTCTCCTTTATGCGTTCATCCTGcgcagttatatatatatatatatatatatatatatatatatatatatatagtcgtCACAGTTTTcagttaatttttttcaccataagtgaatcaatatttatgtatgttatttaagatcgtctatataaaatttcatctaaattGACAATGTAAGGTGAGACCCATTttatgcaaacactcgttaaCTCACATGGTCTGATGCTCAATTTCCTAACGTGTACTCTTAGTGCAACTGAATCGGAAACAACTATTTCAAGAGTCCTAAAACTATATGCAATTACCTTGTTGGCAAGTATAGCTCACCACACTCCAAATCATAGCTTAAAAAATATCTCACCACCCTCCAATATGGACTTGTGATATCTCCAACCCCCACATTGATTCTCCTTGGCCCATATCGACCTTTGGAGTTTGGAGCTTGGATACTGAACTTATAACAGAAACAATATACAGGCCTGTCAGGCCGATAACTTCTGCAGTACCATACTACCATATTGTTAATCCATGTGAACATTAATTTACTGATTTTCCagaaatatgaaatgcatCTTCTTGCGTCTGTAACAAAATGGGAAAAGTAATGGATACAGAAACAGTAGCATATCTCTCAAGCTTTATTGTATTTATTTGGGTGAAAGAAAAATTTATACTCCAAGAAAACATTCTGACTGGGGAGAACGGAAACTCAACAATGGTACAGAAAGGAAAACGAAAAGATTACAATGACTAAAATTCCTTGGCCGACAAAAATAAGGACAAGGGATACATTTCAAGAAGATcacaaagaacaaaaacaaaactggTGCACCATAGTCAACCAAGTACCAATTCGGCGATGTGCTGGACTGAACCTGCAGTGATTCCAGAACCAGATTGGATTGCTTGATGGTTGTGCACTGTAGGTGAAAAGAATATTGTAAGACTCCCCAGCAGaaacaaaataatgaaaatgttTCCAGTATAGTATATGCCTCAGGTTATTGCTATTTCGTGTTGGTGATGTGAACCTCTGCCCTTCATTCTGGTTCTCACTTATTCGATGTCATAggggaaaaaaagaaattctgAAAAGCCGCAGTACAATTCTCTCTCATCTCAAACTCCAAAAATCTATACATCTCAAGGATTCCGGAACAAAGAATAACTCCTCAAAGGCTTGTGTCTCCTGATATTATCATTGCTTTTGGGCTTCAACAGTCTATCTGCTTCTATTTCAGACCGAAGCAGGGACTGCAGCATATTCAAATGTCCACTGCATTGCTTGTGGCCAAAAGAGAAGACACTATTGCCATCGTGTTCATCTAGATTGAACTGTCTCTGATAAGGTGACTGCCATTTTGCTTGCAAATAAGCAAGTGATCTCCATGGAGGAAGAGGCATCGAGTTTTGCTTGAGGGAACATCTAGCTGCATCAACCATGACTTGAAGGAACTGTTTCAACCTTGTCAAGGAGCCCACATAAACAACTGGTAGTGAATTCAATATCCTGTCGTATGATTGAACAGCTCTAGCTATTTCAAAGTGGCTTCGAAAATCAATGTCAATGATGAGACGTTCAGAGTTCTCTGTATCACTGTGGTAGACCACATCTATATATTCATGATCCCCTGGGATGATACAAAACATTAAAGTCAGAATGActgaaattgaatttcacaGTCCTcaataaaatcagaaaatctaTAACACATTATCACTCAGTTAAATTGAGCACAGGACACTATCATAGAAGCCATTCCTCCACCTATTTTCAATTGCTTGAAACAATTGAAATggtcggggggggggggggggggggggcgtaCATGGAAACTAATAATTGCAGAATATATCTTGAGGGATCATGAATGACTATAACCAACAGATAATAACACCGAGTAGGAAAGGACAACCCTGCTTCTATGATAAACATTTGGCGAAAGTGAAGAAAGGCATACCTCCAGGAACCTTTCCACTGCCCTGCCATCTAGCCGAACACACAGCCGCATCGTAACCAGACCGCCTGAGAAGCTTTACCAAAGTTGACTTGAGGCAGCTGGCATTGCACGGACCCGGCTTGACAACATCAAGATTGTTTTCACTGATGGATAGTATAAGAGAATGAACCACTGATGCCAAATCATTTTCGTACTGAGCCACCGAGCACTTGTAATACTGTTACACAACACAAAGACCACCATCAAAACTATGCACATATGAACAACTCGAACACATGAACTTCCTCAAATTTCAATCCGAAAAGCTAAACTCAGTTTCCTGACTGCACTGAAATTGCAGAATCTTTAAAGAACATAAACTGATCCTGAGTATCGCAATTCAACTCGAAATTTCGCTTCGGACTAAATTCAATTTACAGACTCTTACAACTAACATaaactcattcaaatatcccAATTCGACATCGAAAGCGCAAAATTCAGCTCCTAACTAAGTTCACATTGCAGAAAATTGATCGAAATTTCACTCCAATTCAGCATTAATCCACAAAGCGAATTCAATTTCATAACATTAAAACCAAAACCTAGCTATTTAGGAAATTTTCGAGCTCTAATTCAAACTCTACTAAAACAAAACCAATCATTAAATTCGTAAAATTCAACGAAAAAACTCAAAGATAATCGCACCTTAATCTTATCGGCGAGGTGAGCAAGATCGGAGAAATGAGCGGAGTCGCTATCGGAGCTACACCACGACTCCCCGCCGGCGCTGCCGTTCTCCAAGAAATCGCTGACCATCAAAGCCAGGTCGTGCTCGCTCTCGTGGCTCAAAGCCCCTCCGATCTGACCTCTCATCCAAACGTCACCGCCGGCCATCATAACACGGCAatccattctctctctctctctctcttccccaaCACGGCGTCGTTTCGCTCCTTCTTTCCTCCTCCGGATTCTATAACCGTCAGAGAACCCAACTCCGGTTCATCTTGTCAAAGACCCGAAAGCTTCCTCCTCAAATTCAGCTCCCAATTTCTCAACCGAAAAAATTAagcgaaaaataaaaaaacgacACGAAATTCAGAAAGGAATTGCAAGAATTACGAGAACAAAAACTgcgtgtttttttgttttgtttttgtttttaaattcgTTAGTTTTGAAGTTTTCGGAGACGAAAATGAAGCTTAACAACTCCGGTCTGATCAATTGAAGAAGGGAGAAGATGGAGAAACCAAAACGACGGTGGCTTTCGTTGCATGGGAGAGAGGCTTCATATATAAAGAAGTCCCGGGGAACTGGGTGGAATGACGGAACTAGCCTCGCCGGATTACTTAAGGACCACGAAATCCTCGTTTACGCAGCAACAGTGGATAAGGGGAGGTGAGATTGTATTTGGACGGTAATTGAGGCTGGTGCTGGATTCGTCTCTTTGAATTCAAACTTAAGtcgttttgggttttttttttttaaattactgtCAAGAATTATCTCATTTTAAAAGGAAATAACGAAATTATAAAGGTGCTGTACCCAACCAGATTACACCTAATTTTTGTGGCGAAATGACTAAATATTGAAGTGCAACCAAAACGTGACCTTGACAATTCAGTTTCCCAACTATGGGTAGAATGGGAATACCGTGACAGCAATAATAACTAGATTTATATTGTACTTGGGACCAAGTCACAATCCACttgaattgaaattttttgGCTCAATGGAGATGACGTGAGCCATGAAACACCAAACGCGGTTATattgtattaattaaaaatgaaGCAATGAAAATATTACCTCCATTTATTAAACTTATATAGTAGATTGATCCGTGGGGTTGTCGGGTAGTACATATGAAGTAATGGAAATCAAGATAAGGATTTTTCAGATATTggtgtttatttttttataaatgaaTCACACGTTTGTGTGACATGACGTGGTCGTTATTTCAACACGCTCTCTCAAAATAGATTTTTCACTCACGATGTGTAATAATTGACATATAAATGACAAGTTATctaaacaataaaaatttgCTGAAATctaatagttttttttagtaCGAAGGTTGTTCTATTCTGAAAAGAATAACAAcataaataaagaaagaaaggaaaagagaaaagaaaaaaacaagaagaaagaagcaagaaattgaaaatgaTTTGATGCGAAAGCGCGGGGGGCGCCAAACGGGGGACCACGCGCTCAGAAGCAGTATATTTCATTGTCGTTCGACTACTTTGAAGAAGACGAGGACATTTGGCACGCTGTGAGTTGATGATGGCAATTCACCTAAAATTACCAAACCAACCAAAGTCATGCTTTCTgtaatctaaaaaaaaaaaaaaaaaccaaagtcATGCTTTTCATGAATGGTCTTATagagcaaaacaaaactagtTCATGCTTTTGGTATTGGATGGTCGGTTAGTTAGAACCGGGAAGCATCCTGTGCTGCTATTTACAAAGAACCATCCAGTTGTCTTCCGCGACCTGATCGTTAAGTGGTGATAAGGCGTGTCATGAATCGTATATTTGTATTTTCATACGGACAATTCACGGTGTATCTCAAGAACTTAAGTCACTCATTTAAAACTAGTGATTCTTGAAAAGCACCAACAAATATCGTAGTGTAACTGGGGATCGAAATCGAAAGATTTTGACCAAAAATCCTCTTAACCGAATCACTACGCTACATCCTTAAACATAGCAGCACACTAGAGAAGACTACTATATAATGTATTAACCATCCATTGACTTTATACTCTGAACACATCGTATTCTATCCTATTCTATCCAGCAATTtccaaattaaaaaatagCCCACAAATTAGGCCAAGCCAGGCTGGAGTGAGGAAAAGCATATGCAAAGACTCAAAGGCATGAATAGACTAATAGTTGATGCATCTATCACCTTGAAATCTGAGTATTTCTGCTAGGATAAGTTTATAGCAATAGAAGTCCAGAAAATTCTACCCTACAATATAAGTGGGAATCTAATGATTGCAAAGATCATTGGAAAAGTGGACCTGGAATCAAATTATTGATGGATTTATTGAATTTGTTTATGAAAGGCTTGTGCAACAAACTAGCATATGTCCACAGTTCCATACCACAGAATTGTTTATGATGACTAAGTAAGTTGAATCACAACAACAGCAGGCAGCAACTTTTAAAAATTGAGTTCAACATCCAACTACTCCTAATATTTTCACACATTAATCATTTTACTTTAATATTTCCTCCATTTAAAGTATATTTAGCCAAACCCATGAACTGCATCCAGGATTAGGCTAAAACGGTTTCTGACTATCCGTAAACCCCTTTCAGCCGGAAGAAATAATATAAAGTGCTTATTAAACCAAAAAGCTTCTTTAAGTGCTTGCAAGTGCATTCCAAGCACTTTTGTTTTCCACAAAAAAGCTCCCAAGGCTTCAGCAGAAGTGCATCAAGCAGAAGTGCATCAAGCAGAACTGTAAAAGCACTTCTTACAGAAGCACAGGTAGACAGGCCCAGCATTTTCTGGGAGGGAATGAGGTTACTTGAGGGTTAGGCTTATGCAGCATCAGTCCCCTCTGTTTATGGGTTGTGTGTTGGCTAACAATGAACACCAAAACTAGACAAAC
This genomic interval carries:
- the LOC126802881 gene encoding uncharacterized protein LOC126802881, which encodes MDCRVMMAGGDVWMRGQIGGALSHESEHDLALMVSDFLENGSAGGESWCSSDSDSAHFSDLAHLADKIKYYKCSVAQYENDLASVVHSLILSISENNLDVVKPGPCNASCLKSTLVKLLRRSGYDAAVCSARWQGSGKVPGGDHEYIDVVYHSDTENSERLIIDIDFRSHFEIARAVQSYDRILNSLPVVYVGSLTRLKQFLQVMVDAARCSLKQNSMPLPPWRSLAYLQAKWQSPYQRQFNLDEHDGNSVFSFGHKQCSGHLNMLQSLLRSEIEADRLLKPKSNDNIRRHKPLRSYSLFRNP